A window from Tenacibaculum singaporense encodes these proteins:
- a CDS encoding carboxypeptidase-like regulatory domain-containing protein, giving the protein MRKLLLVLFICFSCVTIAQNTPKIITGTVFIDSIATQDVHIINKKMAIGAVSNENGRFEILATENNVLLISHLNLEYKEVTLTKEHIKTKNIVIFVDSKTHMLDEVVLEKQKSILEIDTNILTNTPIVNAKTLKLPYANVIQPKDEKTVKIESGVAVSLTGLINALNGTNKRKKQLKKITVEDRSIEKIRKHFTDGFFVYQLKIKKENINQFLQACISKGIINLYNKDKVLELTAVLIENSKTSPYLLENENIRVTKK; this is encoded by the coding sequence AATTGTTACTTGTTCTTTTTATTTGTTTTTCTTGTGTAACTATCGCACAAAACACACCAAAAATTATTACGGGTACTGTATTTATAGATAGTATTGCCACGCAAGATGTACATATTATTAATAAAAAAATGGCTATTGGAGCTGTTTCTAATGAAAACGGACGCTTTGAAATTTTAGCTACTGAGAACAATGTCTTACTTATTTCTCACCTTAATTTAGAGTATAAAGAGGTTACCCTTACCAAAGAGCATATTAAAACTAAAAACATTGTAATTTTTGTTGATAGTAAAACACACATGCTAGATGAAGTTGTGCTAGAAAAACAAAAAAGTATTTTAGAAATTGATACTAATATTCTTACCAATACCCCTATAGTGAATGCCAAAACCTTAAAACTACCTTATGCTAATGTTATACAACCAAAAGATGAAAAAACAGTAAAGATAGAATCGGGTGTTGCTGTTAGTTTAACGGGACTTATTAATGCTCTTAACGGAACAAACAAACGAAAAAAGCAATTAAAAAAGATTACTGTTGAAGATAGAAGTATTGAAAAAATTAGAAAACACTTTACAGATGGCTTTTTTGTATATCAACTAAAAATAAAGAAAGAAAATATCAATCAGTTTTTACAAGCCTGTATTTCTAAAGGAATTATAAACCTATATAATAAAGACAAGGTTTTAGAACTTACAGCTGTTTTAATTGAAAATAGTAAAACCTCCCCTTACCTACTAGAAAATGAAAATATAAGAGTTACCAAAAAATAA
- a CDS encoding carboxypeptidase-like regulatory domain-containing protein, whose protein sequence is MIKQLPITLLLLITVGATAQQKRKFVYGTLNDELGAIPNAHIINLNTQQGTFSTDFGKFRILAKPNDTLQVSFVGYKTKKIKVTSLHFGMEENEIKLIKVPFELDEVEVKKHNLIGSIAIDAKQTPKDIGMEKAKSALDFSMIDFSEKVILDIDEIDRMKAPNMLKITDPTAKFAGAGTGFSSGLDKYSQQLKRTRKTIQFKESFPKMLLSEFGESFFFKELNIPKDKYLHFLEYCNPLGIEKLYKQKQLLKVIAILQQESKSYLKVISN, encoded by the coding sequence ATGATAAAACAACTACCCATCACACTTTTACTTCTTATTACTGTAGGAGCTACGGCTCAACAAAAACGAAAATTCGTATACGGAACTTTAAATGATGAACTTGGTGCTATACCCAATGCTCATATTATCAACCTAAATACCCAACAAGGTACATTTAGTACCGACTTTGGTAAATTTAGAATTTTAGCAAAGCCTAACGATACCTTACAAGTTTCCTTTGTAGGATATAAAACTAAAAAAATTAAGGTTACGAGTCTTCATTTTGGAATGGAAGAAAACGAAATTAAACTAATTAAAGTTCCTTTTGAATTAGATGAAGTGGAAGTAAAAAAGCACAACTTAATAGGTTCTATTGCTATTGATGCTAAACAAACTCCTAAAGATATTGGCATGGAAAAAGCTAAAAGCGCTCTAGATTTTTCCATGATTGATTTTAGTGAAAAAGTAATTTTAGATATTGATGAAATTGATAGAATGAAAGCTCCTAATATGTTAAAAATAACAGACCCTACAGCAAAGTTTGCTGGCGCAGGTACAGGCTTTAGTTCTGGTCTTGATAAATACTCACAACAACTAAAAAGAACTCGAAAAACAATACAGTTTAAAGAAAGCTTTCCTAAAATGCTCCTCTCAGAATTTGGAGAATCCTTCTTTTTTAAAGAGCTTAACATACCTAAAGACAAGTATCTTCATTTTTTAGAATATTGTAATCCGTTAGGAATAGAAAAATTATATAAGCAAAAACAACTTTTAAAAGTGATTGCTATCTTACAACAAGAAAGTAAGAGCTATTTAAAAGTAATTAGTAACTAA
- a CDS encoding carboxypeptidase-like regulatory domain-containing protein: MKNILPSIICLFFIIKATAQESRKFFYATIQDEVSTVPNAHVINLNTKQGTFTNNNGEFRILAKVNDTLQISFVGYETKNFVVDVNHFGMQENYIQLKKVPIELDEVAIKKHNLLGHISSDTKHIKSEEEINAETLNLPFAGSRILTTAERRLHTATSSYGGIAIDPLLNWISGRIKKLKKFKAIEDREKRIENIRNNYHIVIEHEIKILKEDIDRFIYFAESADDFNTLYLNNEVAMITFLQKKSEEFKKLNPEKYN; the protein is encoded by the coding sequence ATGAAAAATATACTCCCTTCAATTATTTGTCTGTTTTTTATAATAAAAGCTACAGCACAAGAAAGTAGAAAATTCTTTTATGCTACCATACAAGATGAAGTAAGTACTGTTCCTAACGCACATGTTATAAACCTTAACACTAAACAGGGAACTTTTACTAATAATAATGGTGAGTTTAGGATTTTAGCCAAAGTAAATGATACTTTACAAATTTCGTTTGTGGGCTATGAAACTAAAAACTTTGTAGTAGATGTCAATCACTTCGGAATGCAAGAAAATTACATTCAATTAAAAAAAGTACCTATTGAACTGGATGAAGTAGCGATAAAAAAACATAATTTACTCGGGCATATTTCCTCGGATACAAAACATATAAAGTCTGAAGAAGAAATAAATGCTGAAACACTAAACCTACCTTTTGCAGGTTCTAGAATACTTACTACTGCTGAAAGGAGGTTACATACGGCTACTTCAAGTTATGGAGGTATAGCAATTGACCCTTTACTAAATTGGATTTCTGGTAGAATAAAAAAACTAAAAAAGTTTAAAGCCATTGAAGACAGAGAAAAAAGAATAGAAAATATACGTAACAACTACCATATAGTTATTGAGCATGAAATAAAAATATTAAAAGAGGATATTGACAGGTTCATTTACTTTGCCGAATCTGCCGATGACTTCAATACTCTTTATTTAAATAATGAAGTAGCAATGATTACATTTTTACAAAAGAAATCAGAAGAATTTAAGAAACTTAACCCTGAAAAGTACAATTAA
- a CDS encoding carboxypeptidase-like regulatory domain-containing protein, translating to MKKVLITLLFLSQLVFSQEERKTLFGIVYDENGVLENAHIVNFSTNQATFSNEKGEYRLFARPTDSIRYSSIGYKTIYEKLTKEDFNTYRKRTTLEKQDYELDEVLLRNNELSGELAKDLKKVKRDKNLEIASNATDFSNVNYTNYHSNDHISKHVKPNVVRVDPTKAFEGMGTTNTFPVKDSEKLWKLRKELAFKESMPAKLLNELGEDFFFVELKIPVDKYYHFLEYCNPLGIEKLYQNREVLKVIKIFRKEHTEYLKIIEKH from the coding sequence ATGAAAAAAGTTCTAATAACCCTATTGTTTTTATCTCAATTAGTATTCTCACAAGAAGAACGAAAAACACTTTTTGGAATTGTATATGATGAAAACGGTGTGTTAGAAAATGCTCATATTGTTAACTTTTCAACAAATCAAGCTACATTTTCAAATGAAAAAGGAGAATATAGACTTTTTGCTAGACCTACTGATTCTATTAGATACAGTAGTATAGGTTATAAAACCATTTATGAAAAGCTTACCAAAGAAGATTTTAATACCTATAGAAAAAGAACTACTCTTGAAAAACAAGATTATGAGTTAGATGAGGTTTTACTAAGAAACAACGAACTATCAGGTGAGTTAGCCAAAGATCTTAAAAAAGTAAAACGAGATAAAAACTTAGAAATTGCTAGTAATGCTACCGACTTTTCTAATGTTAACTACACTAATTATCATTCAAACGACCATATAAGCAAACACGTAAAGCCTAATGTGGTTAGAGTTGATCCAACTAAAGCTTTTGAAGGTATGGGTACTACCAATACGTTTCCTGTAAAAGATTCAGAAAAACTATGGAAGCTTCGTAAAGAATTAGCTTTTAAAGAAAGCATGCCAGCAAAATTGCTTAATGAGTTAGGTGAAGATTTCTTTTTTGTTGAGCTTAAAATTCCCGTAGATAAATACTATCACTTTTTAGAATATTGCAATCCGTTAGGTATAGAAAAACTCTACCAAAATCGTGAAGTGTTAAAAGTCATTAAAATCTTTAGAAAAGAGCATACAGAATACCTTAAAATTATTGAAAAACACTAA
- a CDS encoding DUF6702 family protein — MKKLFVLLLVLPLLSFTLHKYYVALTEIEYREDTQSVQMIMNVFMDDIELAINKDHNTNLKIATKDELKSIDEHFYKYLKTHFKVIINNEEKTYKFIGKEYDGNIVYFYLEIENVSLPKSIKIENDILVNHFPDQQNLIKATVKKERKSLFLSSDNYKGLLNF, encoded by the coding sequence ATGAAAAAACTTTTTGTCCTTCTACTTGTACTTCCTTTACTATCATTTACCCTGCATAAATACTATGTTGCATTAACTGAAATTGAATACAGAGAAGATACACAAAGCGTACAAATGATTATGAATGTTTTTATGGATGATATTGAGCTTGCCATAAATAAAGACCATAATACCAACCTAAAGATAGCTACAAAAGATGAGTTAAAGTCAATTGATGAACATTTTTACAAATACTTAAAAACTCATTTTAAAGTAATTATTAACAATGAAGAAAAAACCTATAAATTTATAGGTAAAGAATACGATGGTAATATTGTTTACTTTTATTTAGAAATTGAAAATGTTTCGTTACCAAAATCAATAAAAATAGAAAACGATATTTTAGTAAACCACTTCCCTGATCAACAAAACCTAATTAAAGCAACCGTTAAAAAAGAACGCAAAAGTTTGTTTTTATCAAGTGATAATTATAAAGGTTTGTTAAATTTTTAA
- a CDS encoding M1 family metallopeptidase: MRKYSTLLFSALFVSASLFAQEAPKKERQQGHTDQNKFRQLKDVLATPNDQRTASGAPGHAYTQQKVDYVMNLRLDEATDRLYGDEDITYHNNSKDHLEYLWLQLDQNMRAPDSKSPLAESKGATGFQTPDKFVSENMDKPKAFGFNIEAVKYADGRDLPHTINRTMMRINLPKPLAPGEIFKFKIKWNYLINNSVEDGGRSGFESFPDGNKNYTIAQFFPRLCVYNNVEGWQNMQFWGRSEWALEFGDYDVKITVPADHILDATGELQNEKEVLSREQRKRFEKARKSYKNPVFIVTQKEAEENEKQGTTKTKTWHFKANKVRDFAFASSRKYIWDAMAVNINGKTVMAVSLYPKEGNPLWEEHSTRVVANTLEEYSKMTFDYPYSKAVSVHAKRQGMEYPMICFNYGRPNPDGTYSDRVKNGMIGVITHEVGHNFFPMIVNSDERQWTWMDEGLNSFVEILAELDYDPNFNTGNLPKDIVRYMSLDQDRLSPIMSQGDYVHNFGPNAYTKPAAGLYMLRQTIMGPELFDYAFRTYSKRWMFKHPTPADFFRTMEDASGMDLDWFWRGWFYTTDYTDIGIKEVKPLYLTNKPNEETKKLQQQYPSYFARLGKLVYLTTNKEDADKSDVEAYIKSLPSDKKASLKDIPNYMYQVEFEKPGGLVMPIIVELTYADGTKKRETFPAQIWKKDERKVFRVFTSSQEIKSIVVDPDLETADIDTSNNSWPKQTTNKFDAFKNKAKN; encoded by the coding sequence ATGAGAAAATATTCTACGCTATTATTTTCGGCACTCTTTGTATCAGCTTCTTTATTTGCTCAAGAAGCCCCCAAAAAAGAACGTCAGCAAGGTCATACCGACCAAAACAAATTTCGACAATTAAAAGATGTACTAGCAACTCCTAACGATCAACGTACTGCATCAGGAGCACCAGGTCATGCATACACACAACAGAAAGTTGATTATGTTATGAACTTACGCTTAGATGAAGCTACAGATAGATTGTACGGAGATGAAGATATTACTTACCACAATAACTCTAAAGACCATTTAGAGTATTTATGGTTACAGTTAGATCAAAATATGCGAGCTCCAGATTCTAAATCTCCATTAGCTGAATCTAAAGGAGCAACTGGATTTCAAACTCCTGATAAGTTTGTGAGTGAAAACATGGACAAACCAAAAGCATTCGGTTTTAACATTGAAGCCGTAAAATATGCTGATGGTAGAGATTTACCTCACACTATTAATCGCACTATGATGCGTATTAACTTACCTAAACCTTTAGCTCCTGGTGAAATCTTTAAATTTAAAATTAAGTGGAACTACTTAATCAACAATTCTGTTGAAGATGGTGGTCGCTCTGGTTTTGAATCTTTCCCTGATGGAAATAAAAACTATACCATTGCTCAGTTTTTCCCAAGGTTATGTGTTTATAATAATGTTGAAGGGTGGCAAAACATGCAATTCTGGGGTCGTAGTGAATGGGCTTTAGAGTTTGGAGATTACGATGTAAAAATCACAGTTCCAGCTGACCATATTTTAGATGCAACAGGTGAATTACAAAACGAAAAAGAGGTATTAAGTAGAGAACAACGCAAACGTTTTGAAAAGGCTAGAAAGTCTTATAAAAACCCTGTATTTATTGTAACTCAAAAAGAAGCTGAAGAAAACGAAAAACAAGGTACTACTAAAACTAAGACTTGGCACTTTAAAGCTAACAAAGTACGTGACTTTGCTTTTGCTTCATCAAGAAAATATATTTGGGATGCTATGGCAGTAAACATTAACGGTAAAACTGTTATGGCTGTGTCTTTATACCCAAAAGAAGGAAATCCGTTATGGGAAGAGCACTCAACTCGTGTTGTTGCTAATACTTTAGAAGAGTATTCTAAAATGACTTTCGATTATCCATATTCTAAAGCTGTATCAGTACACGCAAAGCGTCAAGGAATGGAGTATCCTATGATTTGTTTTAACTACGGTCGTCCAAATCCTGATGGAACGTATTCTGATAGAGTTAAAAACGGAATGATTGGAGTAATTACTCACGAGGTTGGTCATAACTTCTTCCCTATGATTGTAAACTCTGATGAGCGTCAGTGGACTTGGATGGATGAAGGATTAAACTCTTTTGTAGAGATTTTAGCTGAATTAGATTACGATCCAAATTTTAACACTGGTAACTTACCTAAAGATATTGTTCGTTACATGAGTTTAGATCAAGACAGGTTAAGTCCAATTATGTCTCAAGGTGATTATGTACATAATTTTGGACCTAATGCTTATACTAAGCCAGCTGCTGGTTTATATATGTTACGTCAAACAATTATGGGTCCTGAATTATTCGACTATGCTTTTAGAACATACTCTAAAAGATGGATGTTTAAGCACCCTACTCCTGCTGACTTCTTTAGAACAATGGAAGATGCTTCTGGTATGGACTTAGATTGGTTTTGGAGAGGTTGGTTCTATACAACTGATTATACCGACATTGGTATTAAAGAGGTTAAGCCTTTATATTTAACTAACAAACCAAATGAAGAAACTAAGAAGTTACAACAACAATACCCTTCTTACTTTGCTCGATTAGGTAAATTAGTATACTTAACTACTAATAAAGAAGATGCTGATAAATCTGATGTAGAAGCATATATTAAAAGCTTACCTTCAGATAAAAAAGCCAGCTTAAAAGATATTCCTAACTATATGTATCAGGTTGAGTTTGAAAAGCCAGGTGGTTTAGTTATGCCTATTATTGTAGAATTAACATATGCTGATGGTACTAAAAAACGTGAAACTTTCCCTGCTCAAATATGGAAAAAAGATGAACGTAAAGTATTCAGAGTATTTACTTCTTCACAAGAAATAAAAAGTATTGTTGTAGACCCTGATTTAGAAACTGCTGATATTGATACTTCAAATAACAGCTGGCCTAAACAAACAACAAACAAATTTGATGCTTTTAAAAATAAAGCTAAAAATTAA
- a CDS encoding helix-turn-helix domain-containing protein, whose protein sequence is MNREIGVDSSLYYMNNLLQSDNIPYKTFGYAAIEYLKVREKRPMNIPFKDSINKYLPKIAKSKKNFSLLFDIHILLGNSNKRKKLIKPALQNYITAENYALLAKDIGRTIKIKGNIALIYQDMGELDKALNKAKETLKLIEKNKEALSNKYYSSKYKRMFNVAAIYATLYKNDKKKHQYADSSLHYYNSILKTKDFNLNSYYTGKVYYGMGTIYTLKEEHSKASSFLEKSLELFEKSKSQSYLYKGYYNNGLNYYNLNKLEKAKQNFLTALSIKKDTILDDNYIKMHGYLSQIYTYQNKVDSANYYLNTYIRNHSKVSSRDRKQFKEAIKIDFDQKIKDLKEDSSKKNFYYEIIVIGLITTVIVISFLVFKNAKEKKKTKKKLNELLGKISKKEDLTDKSFSSSNPLKIKDEQHQQIISGLLKIEEKKYFLKEEFNLYNAAKKIGTNTTYLSKIIKDYKKMSFNDYTNELRINYIIGVLSNDKKVRSYTTQAIGEIAGYKNAKSFTRIFKKHIGITPYQFIEKINKEL, encoded by the coding sequence TTGAATAGAGAAATAGGTGTTGATAGCTCTCTTTACTACATGAACAATCTTTTACAAAGTGACAATATTCCCTATAAAACTTTTGGATATGCTGCTATTGAGTATTTAAAAGTAAGAGAGAAACGCCCCATGAATATTCCTTTTAAGGATAGTATAAATAAGTATCTGCCCAAGATAGCCAAGAGCAAAAAAAACTTTTCTTTACTATTCGACATCCATATATTATTAGGTAATTCTAATAAAAGGAAAAAACTAATTAAACCTGCTTTACAAAATTATATAACAGCTGAAAATTATGCTTTGTTAGCTAAAGATATTGGGCGAACTATTAAAATAAAAGGGAATATAGCACTTATTTATCAAGATATGGGAGAGCTAGATAAAGCTCTTAATAAAGCAAAAGAAACACTTAAACTTATTGAAAAAAATAAGGAAGCTCTTTCTAACAAGTATTATAGTAGTAAATATAAAAGAATGTTTAATGTTGCTGCTATTTATGCAACCTTATACAAAAATGATAAAAAAAAGCATCAATATGCAGACTCTTCATTACATTACTATAATTCAATACTTAAAACAAAGGATTTCAATCTTAATAGCTACTATACTGGCAAGGTTTATTATGGTATGGGGACAATTTACACCTTAAAAGAAGAGCACTCTAAAGCAAGCTCTTTCCTTGAAAAAAGTTTAGAGTTATTTGAAAAAAGTAAATCTCAATCTTATTTATATAAAGGTTATTACAATAATGGTTTAAATTATTATAATTTAAATAAATTAGAGAAAGCTAAACAAAACTTCTTAACAGCCCTCAGCATAAAAAAAGATACCATTCTAGATGACAATTATATAAAAATGCATGGATATCTTTCACAAATTTATACTTATCAAAATAAAGTAGACTCCGCCAATTATTACTTAAACACATATATACGTAATCATTCAAAAGTTTCATCGAGAGATAGAAAGCAATTTAAAGAAGCAATTAAAATTGATTTTGATCAAAAAATAAAAGATTTAAAAGAAGATAGTAGTAAAAAGAATTTTTATTACGAAATTATAGTTATAGGACTAATAACTACAGTAATAGTTATCTCTTTTTTAGTATTTAAAAACGCCAAAGAAAAAAAGAAAACAAAGAAAAAATTAAATGAACTGTTAGGTAAAATTTCAAAAAAAGAAGATTTAACTGACAAATCCTTTTCCTCATCTAATCCATTAAAAATAAAAGATGAACAACATCAACAAATTATTAGTGGCTTATTAAAAATAGAGGAAAAGAAATACTTTTTAAAAGAAGAGTTTAATTTATATAATGCAGCTAAAAAAATAGGAACTAATACTACTTACTTATCAAAAATCATTAAAGATTATAAAAAAATGAGTTTTAATGATTATACAAATGAATTACGTATTAATTACATTATTGGAGTATTGAGCAACGACAAGAAAGTAAGATCTTATACAACACAAGCTATTGGAGAAATAGCTGGATATAAAAATGCTAAGTCCTTTACACGAATTTTTAAAAAACATATAGGTATAACTCCTTATCAATTTATAGAGAAAATCAATAAGGAGTTATAA
- the lon gene encoding endopeptidase La — MSKSKILHLDNLSLQDVFNEDSELIPLLTPEDEELINRESIPEELPILPLRNTVLFPGVVIPITAGRDKSIQLIKDANKGDKVVGVVAQKDSEVEDPGIDDIYQTGVVAQILRVLKMPDGNTTVIIQGKKRFEIEEVTQEEPYLKAKVKEAVDEREIDDQKEFDAIIDSIKDLALEVIKENPMLPSEASFAIKNIQSSSFLVNFISSNMELSVSQKQVLLEKDNLKERALLTLKNLDKELQKLQLRNDIQSKTRSDLDKQQREYYLNQQLKTIQDELGGVSHEQELDEMRTKAKSKKWNKEVGETFEKELSRLRRMNPQMAEYGVQRNYLELMLELPWGEYSKDKFDLKRAQKILDRDHFGLEKVKERILEHLAVLKLRGDMKSPIICLYGPPGVGKTSLGKSVAEALGRKYVRMSLGGLRDEAEIRGHRKTYIGAMPGRLIQNIKKAGTSNPVFVLDEIDKLSQSHQGDPSSAMLEVLDPEQNTAFYDNYLEVGYDLSKVLFIATANNINQIPWALRDRMEIINVTGYTIEEKVEIAKKYLFPKQLKEHGLSKEHLTVGKKQIEKIVEGYTRESGVRGLEKQVAKVVRFAAKSIAMEEEYNVVLTNEDIETILGPARLERDKYENNDVAGVVTGLAWTSVGGDILFIESIISKGKGNLSITGNLGTVMKESSTIAMKYIKSNAEEFGINPEVLDKYDVHIHVPEGATPKDGPSAGITMLTSLVSVFTQRKVKNKLAMTGEITLRGKVLPVGGIKEKILAAKRANIKEIILCADNKKDIEEIKESYLKGLKFHYVTDMSEVIDIALTKQKVKNAKKLL, encoded by the coding sequence ATGAGTAAATCAAAAATATTACATTTAGACAATTTGTCGCTTCAAGATGTTTTTAATGAAGATTCAGAATTAATCCCATTATTAACACCAGAAGATGAAGAGTTAATAAATAGAGAGAGTATTCCTGAAGAGTTACCAATTCTTCCATTGCGTAATACAGTTTTATTTCCTGGAGTTGTAATTCCAATTACAGCTGGTAGAGATAAGTCAATTCAGTTAATTAAAGATGCTAACAAAGGAGATAAAGTTGTAGGTGTAGTAGCACAAAAGGATAGTGAAGTTGAAGATCCAGGAATTGATGATATTTATCAAACAGGTGTAGTAGCACAAATATTACGTGTGTTAAAAATGCCTGATGGTAATACAACTGTTATTATTCAAGGTAAAAAGCGTTTTGAAATAGAAGAAGTTACGCAAGAAGAACCTTATTTAAAAGCTAAGGTAAAAGAAGCAGTTGATGAGCGAGAAATTGATGATCAAAAAGAGTTTGATGCAATTATCGATTCGATTAAAGACTTAGCATTAGAGGTAATTAAAGAAAACCCTATGCTGCCTTCAGAAGCATCTTTTGCGATAAAAAATATTCAATCAAGTTCATTTTTGGTGAATTTTATTTCGTCAAACATGGAATTAAGTGTATCGCAAAAGCAGGTATTACTTGAGAAAGACAATTTAAAAGAACGTGCGTTATTAACGTTAAAGAATTTAGATAAAGAGCTTCAAAAGTTACAATTACGTAATGATATTCAATCTAAAACACGTTCTGACTTAGATAAACAACAACGTGAATATTATTTAAATCAACAATTAAAAACCATTCAAGATGAATTAGGTGGTGTTTCTCATGAGCAAGAGCTAGATGAAATGCGTACTAAAGCTAAGTCTAAGAAATGGAATAAAGAAGTTGGAGAAACTTTTGAGAAAGAATTAAGTCGTTTAAGACGTATGAATCCTCAAATGGCAGAATATGGTGTGCAGCGTAACTACTTAGAGTTAATGTTGGAGTTACCTTGGGGCGAGTATTCAAAAGATAAGTTTGACTTAAAAAGAGCTCAAAAAATTTTAGATAGAGATCATTTTGGATTAGAGAAAGTTAAAGAGCGTATTTTAGAGCATTTAGCGGTTTTAAAATTACGTGGTGATATGAAGTCGCCAATTATTTGTTTATACGGACCTCCAGGAGTAGGTAAAACATCGTTAGGTAAATCGGTAGCTGAAGCATTAGGACGTAAGTACGTACGTATGTCTTTAGGTGGTTTACGTGATGAAGCTGAAATTAGAGGACACCGTAAAACCTATATTGGGGCAATGCCTGGTCGTTTGATCCAAAATATTAAAAAGGCAGGAACTTCAAATCCTGTATTTGTGTTAGACGAAATAGACAAGTTAAGTCAAAGCCATCAAGGAGATCCTTCTTCAGCAATGTTAGAAGTATTAGATCCAGAACAAAACACAGCTTTTTATGATAATTATTTAGAAGTAGGGTATGATCTTTCTAAAGTATTATTTATAGCAACAGCTAATAACATTAATCAAATTCCATGGGCATTACGTGATCGTATGGAAATTATTAACGTAACAGGATATACTATTGAAGAGAAGGTAGAAATAGCTAAAAAATACTTGTTCCCAAAACAATTAAAAGAGCACGGATTATCAAAAGAGCATTTAACTGTAGGTAAAAAGCAGATAGAGAAAATAGTTGAAGGATACACTAGAGAGTCTGGAGTCCGTGGTTTAGAAAAACAAGTAGCAAAAGTAGTTCGCTTTGCCGCTAAGTCTATTGCGATGGAAGAGGAGTACAATGTTGTTTTGACAAATGAAGATATAGAAACTATTTTAGGACCTGCACGTTTAGAACGTGATAAGTACGAGAATAACGATGTTGCAGGAGTTGTTACTGGGCTAGCTTGGACAAGCGTTGGAGGAGATATTTTATTTATAGAATCTATTATTTCTAAAGGAAAAGGAAATCTTTCAATTACAGGTAATTTAGGTACAGTAATGAAAGAGTCGTCAACAATTGCAATGAAATATATAAAATCTAATGCTGAGGAATTTGGAATTAATCCTGAAGTATTAGATAAATATGATGTACACATTCACGTGCCTGAAGGAGCTACCCCTAAAGACGGTCCAAGTGCAGGTATTACTATGTTAACTTCTTTAGTTTCTGTATTTACACAGCGTAAAGTGAAAAATAAATTAGCTATGACAGGAGAGATTACGCTACGTGGAAAGGTACTTCCAGTTGGTGGAATTAAAGAAAAAATATTGGCAGCAAAACGAGCAAATATTAAAGAAATTATTTTGTGTGCTGATAATAAAAAGGATATAGAAGAAATAAAAGAGAGCTACTTAAAAGGGTTAAAATTTCATTATGTAACCGACATGAGTGAAGTAATTGATATAGCACTTACCAAGCAAAAAGTTAAGAATGCTAAGAAGCTTCTATAG
- a CDS encoding tetratricopeptide repeat protein has product MKFKFLILSLISLLISCTSKTNSSEFIEKAAGRYYFNADEIIEVTFNEDNKLLIKWRNQNLEPLKVNDSSFYVRELNEKLIFNTSEDKIELAEKREHEGEKYVFKKLKKGEKTPSEHLAEGNFEAALKGYKTIKEKDSLNPVIRERNMNRLGYQYLRKDEFENALNVFKINIELYPNSSNTYDSTADAYTRMKDTVNAIEYYKKALAINPENRSSKRALEKLTSKDDE; this is encoded by the coding sequence ATGAAATTTAAATTTTTAATTCTTTCACTTATCTCACTACTAATTAGCTGTACTTCTAAAACAAACTCTTCTGAGTTTATTGAAAAAGCAGCAGGGCGCTATTATTTTAATGCTGATGAGATTATAGAAGTTACTTTTAATGAAGACAATAAATTACTTATAAAATGGCGTAATCAAAATTTAGAGCCTTTAAAAGTGAATGATTCTTCTTTTTACGTTAGAGAGTTAAATGAAAAACTAATTTTTAATACTTCTGAAGATAAAATAGAGTTAGCTGAAAAACGTGAGCATGAAGGTGAAAAGTATGTCTTTAAAAAACTAAAGAAAGGAGAAAAAACTCCCAGTGAACATTTGGCAGAAGGTAACTTTGAAGCTGCTTTAAAAGGTTACAAAACTATAAAAGAAAAAGACAGTTTAAATCCTGTAATCAGAGAACGAAATATGAATAGGTTAGGATATCAATATCTTAGAAAAGATGAGTTTGAAAATGCCCTTAATGTTTTTAAAATTAATATTGAATTGTACCCTAACAGCTCAAATACTTATGATAGTACCGCTGATGCTTATACTAGAATGAAAGATACAGTGAACGCCATTGAATACTATAAAAAAGCTTTAGCTATTAACCCTGAAAATAGAAGCTCTAAACGTGCTTTGGAAAAACTTACTTCTAAAGATGATGAATAA